AGCGGCGAGGTCGTCCTCAACCGCGGCGCCGCGAAGGCGGGGAAGCTGGCGATCGGCGACACCACCGTGCTCCGCACGCCCGATCCCGTACGGGTGACGGTCGTCGGACTCGCGACGTTCGGCGGCGAGGACGGCATGGCCCAGGTCACCTACACGGGAATGACCAGGGCCGACGCGGAGAAGTACCTCGTGCCGGAGCCCGGCGAGGCCACGAGCATCCAGGTACGCGCCGGTCCCGGCACCGGCCAGGAAGAACTCGTGGACTCGCTCGGCGCGGTCCTGCCGTCCGGCGTCGAGGCGATCACGGGACAGCGGTCCGCCGACGAGAACCAGGAAATGATCTCCGGTCAGTTCCTCGGCCTCTTCACCACACTGCTCATCGTCTTCTCGGGCATCGTGCTGCTCGTCGCGACGTTCTCCATCCACAACACCTTCGCGATCGTGGTGGCCCAGCGAGCCCGGGAGAACGCGCTCCTGCGGGCCATCGGCGCCTCCCGGCGCCAGGTCGTCGGCACCACGCTCGCCGAGGCGAGCGTCGTCGCGGTGGTCGCGTCGGCCGCCGGGCTCCTCGGCGGCGTCGGTGTCGCCGCCGGTCTGCGGGCGCTGTTCCCGGTCATCGGATTCCCCTTCCCCGAGGGGCCGTTGGTGATCAGCGCCCTGTCGATGCTGCTGCCGCTCGCCGTCGGCGTGGCCGTCTGTCTCGGCTCGGCGCTGCTGCCCGCCGTACGGGCCGGGCGCACCGCGCCGCTGGCCGCGCTGCGCGAGACGGCCGTGGACGACTCGGGCGCCTCCAGGACGAGGGCCGTCGTCGGTACGGCGGTGGGCCTGGCCGGGACCGGCACGATCCTGCTCGGTCTCTTCGCCGCGCCGTCCCTCGTGCTCGCCGGAACGGGCGCCGTCCTCGCCCTGGCCGCCTTCGTGGTGCTCGGCCCGGTGGCCGCCACCCACGCCGTACGGCTCCTGGGCGGGCCGCTGGACCGGCTGCGCGGCGTCTCGGGCGCCCTGGCGAAGCGCAACGCCCTGCGCAGCCCCACACGCACGGCGGCGACCGCCACCGCGCTGATGATCGGTGTCGCCGTGGTGTCCCTGTTCACCATCTTCGGCGCCTCGCTGAAGGCCACCATGGACCGGACGGTGTCCCTCTCCTTCGCCGGCGATCTCGCGGTCAGCGCCCCGGCCTTCGGCGGTGGAGGAAGCGGACTGAGCCCGGGGCTCACGCCCGCGCTGGCCGAACTCCCCGAAGTGGGCTCGGCGGTGGGGCTCGGCAGGGGAGTGGCGAAGGTCGACGGCGACGGCCGTCAACTGACCGTCACCGACCCGGCCGCGCTGGCCAGGGGCTTCGATCTCGGGTCCGTGGACGGCTCGTTCGAGGGATTCGGCACCAAGGGCATCGCCGTGTCGCGGGCGCAGGCGGAGGAACGGAATCTGCGGACCGGCGGCACGACGCGACTGACCTTCACCGACGGCGGCGTGGAGACCTTCACCGTCAAGGCGGTCTACGAGCGGTCCGAACTCGCGGGCGACTACGTCATCACCCGCGCGGCATGGGCCCCGCACCGTACCCAGGACGCGGACACGCTCGTCTCGGTCACCTTCAAGGGCGGTGTCCCGGCGGCCGGGGCCACGGCCGCCGTCGAGAGGACGGCGGTTGAGTTCGGCGGTCCCGACGTCCAGACGCGGGACGAGTACGCGCGTACCTCCGCGGGAGCCGTCGACATGATGCTCACGCTGATCTACGCGCTGCTCGCCCTGGCCGTGGTCGTCGCGCTGCTGGGCATCGCCAACACACTGACCCTCGCCGTCCACGAACGCACCAGGGAACTGGGCCTGTTGCGCGCCGTCGGGCAGACCAGGGCGCAACTGCGGGCGATGGTCCGGTGGGAGTCCGTACTGGTGGCCGCCTTCGGTACGGCGGGCGGACTGGCACTCGGCGGGCTGCTCGGCCGGGTCGTCGTCAAGGCGTCCGAGGGCGTGGGAGACACGGCCTTCGTCTTCGCCGTGCCGCCGGCGCAGCTGGCGATCGTGGGTGCGGTCGGTCTGACGGCGGGCGCGATCGCCGGCTGGCGGCCCGCGCGCAGGGCGGCCCGTCTGGACGTCCTGCGCGCCGTCGCCACCGAGTGACACGGTGACGAGGTGACGCGCCGAGGCGCCCCCCGCCCGGTCAGCCGACGACGGCGGACCGGGCGGCGGTATGTTCGCGCTTCCCGGCGACGGCCCGGATTCCCGCGAAGGTGCTGTCGGCGAAGGAGCCGTGCGAGAAGGGTCCGTCGGTCGTCGCGCCGTACACCGGATTACGGGGCGGAGCGGCGGCGGACGGGGCGGGCAGCGTGAACCAGATGACCTTCCCCGCGTCGCCCTCCGCGCGCACCCCCCAGCTCTCGCTGACCGCCTCGATCAGGGCGAGACCGCGCCCACACACATCGAGCGGATCGGCCTCCTTGATCGTCGGCAGGCGCGGGTCGTGGTCGTGGACCGAGACCGTGAGCCGGTCGAGCAGGAGCTCGATGTCGACGCTGCACATCTTGTCCGGCTGTGCGTGCCGGTGGACGTTGGTCAGCAACTCGGTCACGCCGAGCGCCGCTGGATCGATGAGTGGGTCGAGCTGCCAGTAGCGCAATTGCGCAGAAACGATTCTGCGGACTTGGCGGATCCGCGACGGCAGGGCCTGGAGCTCCACCGTGCACTGCCTGTTCGGCTGGCTGATCACGGCTGCGACTCCCCGATTGAGTCCGGAAGAAGGCATGGATCAAATCCAGCAGCTCACTCGCGAGGCTCGCTGCTGTCCTGCCCGGCGGGGCTGGATCGCAGCGTCACCACCGGTTCACCCTGAGTGATACACACCAGAGTGAACCACCTCCCACGGGACCGCAACTCGCGTCATCCAGGCAGGCACCCGGCGAGATCCGGACAGGGCCGGGTCAGGTCTTCGCCGCCCCCGCCCTGCGTACGGTCTCCAGGAACCGCCCGGCCAGCACCCTGCCCTCCGGCCGCCGGCCGTCCCGGCCCATGGTCAGCCGGTAGCGCGTGCCGTTCACGGTCGCCACCGTGCTGTCGTCCCCCCGGAACCACGGCTTGGCCGCCTGCACCGCCCGCAGCGGCGCACTGTCGATGACCCGTCCGTAGCTGGTCAGCAGAGCCAGTCTGCCGTCCTGGATGAGGACCCGTCCCGCCTTCGTGAGCGAGCGGGGCCAGCGCTCTATCTCGACGCCACTCGCGCTGAACTCCGGTTCCGCCATGGCTGATCCGCCCCCTCCGTACCTGTTCCCTAAGGGAAGTCTGCACAACTCGGCGCGTGGACGCCAGAGCGGCTTCCCCGGCCGTCCCGGACGACCCGTCAGCACCGCGTCCGGCGCCCGGCGAGCCTCAGGTCCAAGGCGCGGCTATGGATACCCAAAGGCATGGTTTGCGCAGGTCGAGGGCTTACTGTTGCGCCCGTGTCCTGCCGTTGACCGTAGCGGCGGACACCGGCGGAACACGGCACGGGCGGAACACGGCACCGGTGGAACAGGGGACGGCGCGCATGACGGAGCGGCAGCGGACCATCGATGTGAACCGCAGCGACCCCGCGTACCGGGCCTGGCTCAAGGAGGCCGTACGCAAGGTCCAGGCCGACGCCAACCGCTCGGCCGACACACACCTCCTGCTTTTCCCGCTGCCGGAGCGGTGGGGCATCGACCTGTACATGAAGGACGAGTCCACCCACCCGACCGGCAGCCTCAAACACCGGCTCGCGCGCTCGCTGTTCCTCTACGGGCTCTGCAACGGCTGGATCCGCCCCGGAAAGCCCGTCATCGAGGCGTCCAGCGGCTCGACAGCGGTCTCGGAGGCGTACTTCGCGAAGCTGATCGGCGTCCCGTTCATCGCGGTCATGCCGCGCACCACCAGCCCGGCGAAGTGCCGGCTCATCGAACTCCACGGCGGGCGCTGCCACTTCGTCGACGACTCGCGCAGGATGTACGAGGAGTCGGCGCGGCTCGCGGCCGAGACCGGCGGCCACTACATGGACCAGTTCACCTACGCGGAGCGGGCCACCGACTGGCGGGGCAACAACAACATCGCCGAATCGATCTACCAGCAACTGAGGCTGGAGCGCTATCCGGTGCCCGCGTGGATCGTGGCGACGGCCGGCACCGGAGGCACGTCCGCGACCATCGCCCGCTATGTGCGCTACACGCAGTACGACACCATGGTCTGTGTCCCGGACCCGGAGAACTCCTGTTTCTTCGACGGCTGGACGCGCCGCGACCCGCGGGCGAGCTCCGAGCGCGGTTCGCGCATCGAGGGCATCGGCAGACCCCGGATGGAGCCGAGCTTCGTGACCGGGGCCATCGACCGGATGATGAAGGTGCCGGACGCCGCGAGCATCGCCGCCGTACGCGTACTGGAGAGCACCATCGGCCGCAGGGCGGGCGGTTCGACCGGCACCGGACTGTGGAGCGCGCTGAGGATCGTCTCCGAGATGGTGGCGGACGGGCACAAGGGCAGTGTGGTGACACTGATCTGCGACCCGGGCGACCGCTACCTCGACAAGTACTACTCCGACGACTGGCTCGCCGCACAGGACATCGACATCGCGCCGTACACCGCCACGATCGAGAGCTTCCTGCGGACCGGAGTCTGGTCCGACTGACCTGACCTGACCTGACCGACCGAGCGACTGACCGTCAGGCGTCAGCGCACCGCCGGGAGTTCCTTGCCGTCCGCCAGCCGTCCCGTCAGCTCCACGGAGCTGTCACGGGGCGCCCTGACCGCCAGGGTCCCGGCCGGCTCGTCCGCCCGGACACCGCCCGAAGCGGTGATACGCGTGACGTCCCGGCTCCCGGCGGCCAGCAGGTACCACGTCCCGGACGGTGCCCGCCAGTGCGTCCCCGCCAGCACGTGCTGCCCGAACCTGCTGCACGAGGCCGTGTCGCGGTCCTCGGCCACGACCGTGCCCGGCTCCACGGGCGACGGGGCGGGCTGCTGGAACTGCACCATGATCCGGCCGGGGCCGCGCCAGGAGTCGGCCCGCGTGCACACCCAGGTGGACCGCGCGCCGGTCTCCGGCAACTTCTGCTCGGCGAAGGCCCAGTTGTTGACCGCCCGGACACCGGAACCCCGCAGGCTCCCGAGCGAGCACGCCGTACGCGCCCAACTGGCCAGCGCCGCACCGCCGGTGGCCTCGCGCGGCTGACGCGCTGGCGCGCCGGTGCCGGGCAGTGGCGTGTACGTCAGATGCACCGGCGAGAGATCACCGAGATCGGTGACGAGGAACGCGTGCCGCTCCACGATCCTCTCCGAGGAGCGCAGCCGCATCACCGGCCAGGACGTACAGTCCTCGCCCGACGGCGGCGGCGTCGGCACCGGGCCCGTGACACCGTCCCGCGACACATCGAGGTCCGCGGCGGGAGTGCCGGGCGCGAGCAGGTCCCGAGTCGTCGACTCGGCGACCCACGGGGCGAGGAGATAGCGCACCCCGTCGGGGCCGCGGCTCACGACCACCGCCGCGGCCGTCGTCACATCGGCGTCGTCCGTCCGGGCGAGGTCCAGGGCCGGCGCACCGCCGCCCGACAGCGGCTCGGCGTACCGCGCCACCCGCTGCCCGTCGTGCAGCAGGACCACCGCCGCGCCGCCGACCTCTCCCGCGTACAGCAGCCGGGGCGGTTGGGCGGGCGGCACGGTGCCTGTCCCCGTGGTGGCCGATACCCGGACGTCCGGGCCCGGCCCGCCCCACACCCGCAGCGCCCGCTCCAGCAGCGCCGTGTCGCCGGTACGAGCACCACGGGCGGGCCAGACGGAGAAGTCCACCCGCGAGGTGTCGGACCACGCGTCACCGTTCGCGCGCTCCAGCAGCGCCGGGTCCAACGCCCGTGCCAGGGAAGGGCTTTCGGCGCCGTCCGCGACGGTGGCGGACTCGGTCCCGTCGTGATCGGGCATGGCCAGCAGGACGGAGCCCGCCAGCGCCACCAGCACGGCGGCGGCGCCGGCCAACCGCGTACGGTGCCGGCGCCGGATCAGATCGGTCGGCCTCGTCTGCACCGTGCAGGGGTCGAACTCCGGTGCGCCCAGCAGCGCTTCGACCCTGCCGCCCCGCTCGGACACCAGCCGCTCGGCGGTCCGCAGGGCGCCCGCCGCGTCCCGTACCCCGGCAGCCGTCAGCAGCGCGCGGATCTCGGCGGCGGTCATACCCTCCAGCACACCCAGGGCCAGCGCGGCGCGAGCGGGCGATCCGACGGCGAACAGAGCCTGGTCCAGGGCCAGTTCGTCGCTGCCGCCGGCGCGCGGGAAGAGCCGCAGGCCCGCGACGGCGGGCAGTCGCGGCAACCGCCGGGAGACGAACGCGCGCAACGAGCGCGGGCGGCTGTCCCGGGCCAGCGCGTCCCGGACCACCCGTTCCCGTGTCCAGGAGAAGGCGGCGGTCGCCGTACCGCGCTGTCCGGGCACCGGGGAGGGGGCGTCACCCTTGCGCGACCGGGGCAGGACGCGCTGGACCACCGCGTGTGCCGCCAGGACCCGCCGATGGCGGCCCAGCGCGGGCGGGAGGGTGAGATAGGCCAGCCGTACGAGCCGTGGGTAGTGCTCGACAAGGGCGGCCTCGGCCTCGTCGACGCCGGGGCGCCTCCCCGGCAGGGTGTCGTAGGTCGGTCGCCGGTGTGTCGGCATCGGGCTCAGCCCTTCCGATGTGCGGATGCGCGGTCACTCCAAGGGGAAACGAGTGAATCGTGCGAACGTCACACCGGTGGCGCGGGCCGAACCGGGACGATCACCGGGCGCCGGGTGCGTTCAGCGCCCCTGGCCACGCAGAAGGCCGTCGACCACACGGCCGAAGACGACGCGTCCCGTCCGTGCCGTCACTCCGTCGATGAAGCGCGGCAGGAACCCGAGCCGCAACTCCTCCGTCCAGGTCACCAGCGTGCGACCGTCCGAACCGGCCCCGGTCTGCGTCTCCGTCACCTCGATCTCGGCCCAGCCCCTGACCGCCCGCCCACGCTTCTCCAGCCGGCAGCGCCCCGGGCTCCCCGGCACGGGCGGCTCCCAGCGCACGACCTCCATCGGATCGTCGAACCGCACGCGTCCAAGTCCCGTACGCGCCACGAACACCGTCCCCGCGCCGGTCGGCCCCGGCGTCCGAACCAGGATCCGCGTCAACGGCACCCGGCGCCCGTGCGCCGGCCAGTCGGTGACGCGCCGCCAGGCCTCCTCGGCCGGCAGGGCCGTACGGCGCTCGACGCGGAAGACGGTCACCGGTCCGCCGATTCCCCGGCGACCACCAGGCCCGGCAGATGTTCCACGATCTCCTCGCGCACCTCGGCCGACAGCCCGGCGTCGGTGACCAGGGTGTCGACCTGGTCCAGCGTCGCGAACGAACTCAGGCCCACCGTCCCCCACTTGGTGTGGTCGGCCACGACCACCACCCGGCGCGCCGAACGCACGAAACGGCGGTTCGTCTCCGCCTCGGCCAGATTCGGCGTGGACAGACCGGCCTCGGCGGAGATGCCGTGCACACCCAGGAAGAGCACGTCGAAGTGGAGCGAGCGGATCGCCTGGTCGGCCACCGGCCCGACCAGCGAGTCCGACGGCGTACGGACACCTCCCGTGAGGACCACGGTGGCCGCCCCCGCGCGCTGACCGCCCGACGTCCCGGCCGGCTGCGCCGCGTGGAACACGTCGGCGACCCGCACGGAGTTCGTCACCACCGTCAGATCGGGCACGTCCAGCAGATGGTGCGCCAGCGCGTACGTGGTGGTCCCGCCCGACAGCGCGATCGCCCGCCCGGGCACCGCCATGGCCGCCGCCGCCCGCGCGATGTCCTCCTTGGCGCTCAGTTCGAGCTCCGACTTGGCCTCGAAGCCCGGCTCGTGCGTACTTGCCTCGACCACCGGCACGGCGCCGCCGTGCACCTTCTCGATGACACCGAGCCGGGCGAGCGCGTCGAGGTCCCTGCGGACCGTCATGTCCGAGACGTTGAGCTTGCGCGTCAGCTCGTTTACCCGGATTCCGCCGCGCCTGCGCACCTCGTCGAGGATCAGGGCGCGCCGCTGTTCCGCGAGGAGGTTCTGGTTGTCGCTCACCACCGGGGCCTGTCCTTCCACGTCGGCATCGTGCGTGGCCGCCGTACACAGCTGATCAAAAGGTTCCTCATCCTCCCACGGCGTTGGGCCCCTCACGCAGGTGTCGGCCCGCCCCGGCCCGGGGAGAGTCGCTGAGGGGTGGTCACCGCGGCGAGACGCCACCCGGAGAGCGAGTCATCGACGTGTCCCCTGAGCCTCCCGTCGGCAGCGGCAGCGGCGGCGGCGCCGCGCTCGAACTGCTGGTCCACGGCGTCGGCGGCGCCACCCCGCAGGAGATGCTCGCCGATCCGTACACGGTCCGGATCACGGGCGACGAGACCGCGGCCATCCACCGGCGTCCCGACGACGAGGAGGCCGAGTCCCACCCCGAGCGGTACGCGGACGGGCCGGTGCCCGAGGCGTACTGCTGGTCCAATCTCACCTCCGGGAACGGCGCCCGCGCCCTGTGGCTGCTGCTGCTTCCCTTCATGGTCGTCAACCTCGCCCACTGGATGCGCCCGGCGACCAACGGGCTCGCCAGGACACAGCGGCTCTACGGGGTGTTCGTACGGCTGCTCGCCCTCACGCTCACCGTGCTGCTGACGGCGGGCGCCTGCGAGGTCGCGCTCGACCTCGTGGCCTGGCAGTGCGCGGGCTCCGCCGGCTGCGCGGAGGACCGGTCCTGGCTCGGCTTCCTCTCCGCCGCGCGGGACGGCTGGTGGGCACAGCCCGGCCGCCGCCTCGCGCTGGCCGCCCTCGTACCGGCCGCGCTGGTGGGCCTCCTGTGGTATCTGTCCAACCGGACCTGGAGCGCGTACGAGGCCCAGCGGCCCCCGACCGACGCCGTTCCGGGCGCAAGCCTCCCGGAGCCGGCCCCCGTGGCCGGGAGCGCCGACGACGCCACGGACACCACCGACGCCACCGACGCCTACGAAGGACCGGCCGGGGGCCCGGCCGGGGAGAGCGCCCACCGCGCTCCGAAGGTCCGGCCCGCACTCGCCAGGCCCGGCTTCTGGTACGGCCGCAGGCTCGTCGCGCGCCTGCGCGCCGCGCACACCGCCGCCGGATTCCTCACCGTCGCGGGCGCGATCACCGGCGCCACCGCCCGTTACGACCGCGGCGCGTCCAGTGCCGTACGCGACGGCGCCGGCTGGCTGCTCCAGTCAACTCTCGTCGCGGGCGGGCTCGTTGTGCTCTGGGTGGTGTGCAGCAGGGGCCGCAGCGAGCGCAGGCGCGACGGCACGCTCGACAAGGCGGTCATCAGCCGCCTGCCCGCCGTCTCCCTCGCCCTCCTCGGCATCTGCGTCGTGTACGCCGCCTGGTCCCGCCCCGGCTGGAGCTCCGCCGGCACCCTCCCCGGCGCGATCACGTTCCCGGTGCTCGTCCTCGCCCAGGGCGTCCTCGTCGTCGCCCTCGCCGCCGCGGCCCTCGTCCTGCACCGCCGCGCACCGCACGCCAGGATCGCCCTCCTCGGCCTCGGCGGCCCCGCCGTCGCCATGCTGGCCTGCGCCCTGGCAGGGGTGATGACCGGCGGTGTGGCGCAGCGCGTCGGCGACTGGCTCGACGGGTCGGGCACACCGGGCATGGGGGAGGGCTCGATCATCGGACCGCCGGTGCTGCTCAGTTGGCAGGCCGCCGTCATTCCCATTCTGCTCGTGCTCCTGCTGATCCCCCTGGTCGTCCTCGCCGTACGCACCGTGCGGACCGCCCGTCGCCTCGCGCCCGTCGTGGAGGCGGAGTACGGGTCGCGGGAGAAGAAGGTCACGCCGGACTCCGTCCGTACCCGCCGCATCGCCGGAGCGCAGGCCCGCGCCGAACTCACCGACGCGGCGCCCTGGTTGGTCGGCCTCGTCTCCGGCGCCACGCTCCTGCTCGGCATCGGCGCCGTCCTCGGGGCCTGGCTGAGCGGGGACGTGCCGGGCCGGGCCGCCGAGGGCGGCCCCGCGCTCGTCCAGTCGGTCGCCGACACCGCGCAGGCGCTCGGCTCCTGGCTGATCGGCCTCGGCTTCGTACTCTTCGTCACCTGGGGACGCCGGGCCTACCGCGACCCGTCCGCCCGGCGCACCATCGGCATCCTCTGGGACGTCGGCACGTTCTGGCCGCGCGCCTCGCACCCCTTCGCGCCGCCGTGCTACGCGGAGCGCGCCGTGCCCGACCTCACGTGGCGGATGGCCTCCTGGACCGCCCGCACCGGCGGACGCCTCGTCATCTCCGGCCATTCGCAGGGCAGCGTGCTGGCGGCGGCGGCCGTCTGGCAGCTGCCGGAAGGCACCCGCCACCGGGTGGCGCTGCTGACGTACGGCTCACCGCTGGAGCGGCTGTACGGCCGCTGGTTCCCCGCCTACTTCGGCGCCGGACCACTCGGCGACCTGGGCAGGGAGGTGCACTGCTGGCGCAACCTGTGGCGTGCCACCGACCCGATCGGCGGCCCCGTCAGGACCGGCGCCGACGGCGGCGCGCCGGCCGTGGACCACGGGCCGCTCAAGGACCCGCTCGCCTACGGCCGTACCGAGCGCCATCCGCTGCCCGAACCGATCCTCGGCCACTCCGAGTACCAGGCCGATCCCGTCTTCGCCGTGGAGCGCGCGGCGCTGCTCGACCGGCTGCCGCCCGCGCTGCCCGCACAGCGGGACGGCACGGCGACGGACCGGGGAACCGCGGAAAGCCCCCGGGGTCAGGGCAGTTCGGGCAGATCGTCCGCGTAGAGGAGTGTCAGGTCGTCCGTGCTGGTCTCCGGCAACTGGGCGACCCTGCTGGCGTGTTGCTCCACCATCGACTCGAACGTCTGGCGCGCCGTACGGCCGTTGCCGAAGGCCGGCCCCTTGGGCAGCACGGCGAAGTACTTCAGCAGCGCCTCGGCGGTTCCCACGCCGAGCTGGTACTCGTGCTCCTCGGCCTGCTGCTCCACGATCCGCAGGAGTTCGTCCGCCTCGTAGTCGTCGAAGGTGATGGTGCGTGAGAAACGGGACGCCACACCGGGGTTGACGGCGAGGAAGCGTTCCATCTCCACCGTGTACCCGGCGACGATCACCACCACCGCCTCCCGGTGGTCCTCCATCAGCTTCACCAGCGTGTCGATCGCCTCACGCCCGAAGTCGCGCCCCGAGTCCTCCGGCGACAGCGCGTACGCCTCGTCGATGAACAGCACACCGCCACGGGCCCGGTCGAAGGCCTCCTGCGTCCGGATCGCGGTGGAGCCGATGTGCTCGCCCACCAGGTCCACCCGTGAGACCTCCACGAGATGACCGCGCTCCAGCACCCCGAGCGAGGCCAGGATCTCGCCGTACAGCCGGGCCACCGTCGTCTTGCCGGTGCCGGGGGAGCCGGTGAAGACCAGATGGCGACGGGCCGAGGCGGCCTTGAGACCGGCCTGCTGCCTGCGCCTGCCGACCTCGATCATGTTGGTGAGGGCACGGACCTCGCGCTTGACGCTCTCCAGGCCCACCAGCGCGTCCAGTTCACCGAGCACCTTGCCCGGCTCGCGTACCGGCTCGGCGGGCACCGCGTCCGGCACGGGCGGCGCGCTCTGCGCCGGGACCCCGCCCAGCAGCCCCGCCGTCTGCGTCGCCGTCAGCACCGTCGTCGGCTGCGGCGCCGCGGCCAGTACGCCGCTCTCGTCGCTCGTGCAGTCCTCCACGGTCGGTCCCGCCCCGTTGCCCTCGGCGCCGTCCGGGAACTCGTAACCCCCGCGCGCGCAGCGCTCGGTGCGGCAGCGCGTCAGCGTCGTACGGCAGCCGTCCATCACATGGAAGCCGTAACCGCCGCTGCCCGTCACCCGGCAGTCGTGGAAGGTGCCGCGGCCCTCGGCGGAGACATAGAAACCGGCCTCCGCGGGCGAGGTGATCGTGCAGCGCTCGATGGTCGGGTCCGCGCCCTTGGTGACGATGACACCGGTCTGCACGCCGTCGATGGTGCAGGAGTTGAGCGTCCCGCCGCTGCCGTGGTCCCGGAACCAGGCGCCGGTCGACGCTTCCCTGATCCGGCAGTCGTCGAGCTGCGCCGTCGCGCCGTCGCTCACCGACACGGCCGTGTTGCGCACCTGGGAGAGGTCGCTGTCCACGACGTCGGCCCGGGAGCCGCGGTCGAGGACGAACAGCGCGTCCGGTACGTCGTGGACCCGGCAGGAGTCGAGGACGACCGTGGCCCCGTCGCTCACCCAGACCGCCGGGTAGTCGCCCGTACTGTCATGTATCTCGCACTGGTTGGCGTCCACACGGGTGCCCGGGTCCCAGACCGAGAGACCGTTGCGGCCGAAGCGCCGCACCGTGGAGCGGGTCAGCGTCAGCACCGAGCGGGAGCGCAGATCGACCGCGTTCTCCGGGATGTCGTGGATGTCGCAGTCGGAGAGCGTCAGCACCGCGTCCGTGTCGAGCGTGATGCCGTCGGCGGACGTGCGGTGCACGCTGGAGTCGGTGAGATGGGCCGCGGCGCGCGACGCGATCTGTACGCCGGTGCCCTTGATCTCGTACACCTCGCAGCCGACGGCCTCCAGCCCGCTGCCCTCGCCGGTGACGGTCAGACCGCCGCCCGAGGCGTGATGGATCCGGCAGCGTTCGAGCCGGGGGTGCGCCCCGCCGCGTACGGAGACGCCCGACTGACCGGCCGCGACCACCTCGCAGTCCTCGAACACCCCGCCGGCGCCGTCGAGTACGGCGATCCCGACGCCGGCCGGATTGTCGACGGTGCAGCGGCGGACGGTGGGGCGCGCGGCGCCGCGCACCTCCATGCCGGCGGCCGAGCGTGTGACGATCCGCAGATCCGTCAGCTCCGGGGTGCCGTCCTCCACGAGGAGCGCCGGCGCGGTCGTGTCCTGGCCCTCCACATGGAGATCGTGGACGGTGGCCGACGCGCGCACCGTGAGCGGCACGCCGTCCGGCGGCGCGATCCGCACCGAACCCGACGGGCTCTCGGGCCCGCGCAGCGTGACGGCGCGCGTGACCACGAGATTCTCCCGGTAGGTGCCCGGCGCGACGGTGAGTATGTCTCCGTCGCTCGCGGCCTCCAGGGCCGCGGAGAGAGACGCGTACTCGCCGGTACGCCGGCGCCAACGCGAGGTGCCGGTGTGCGTCACCTGGACGGTGCCCTGTGCCATGGTGTTGTTCTGTCCCCACCTCGTGCGCCTGCGCGTGCTGTGCCGATCGGACCCGCTCCGGGGCCAATTCAAGGAAGTCCCGGCCACGACGGCGGACCGGGTCGCACCACCGTAGCGCGCGCGGCGCGGGTGGGTTGACCCAAGAGCGGTTCCGGTCGCGGTGAGAAAGGCTGTTCGGGCCCTGTCGCTCAGCTGCCCGCGCCCGTACGGCCCCAGTCCGGACCGGCCTGGGCCCAGGCCAGGTCGAGCCGTGCGTACCGGCGTTGGTAGAGGTTGCGGACCACCAGCCGTCTGGCGGCCTCGACCAGACCGGCGGCGAGAGTGGCCGCCCCGATCCCCGCCAGCACGGCGTGCGTACGGGCGGTCGTGAGGTCCGTCGGACGCTCGGCGAGGTGTCCGGCGCGGTCGGTCCAGACCGGGAAGGTGTCACCTGCCCGGACCGTGGCCGGCGCCGCGCGGACGGTC
This window of the Streptomyces niveus genome carries:
- a CDS encoding right-handed parallel beta-helix repeat-containing protein, with amino-acid sequence MAQGTVQVTHTGTSRWRRRTGEYASLSAALEAASDGDILTVAPGTYRENLVVTRAVTLRGPESPSGSVRIAPPDGVPLTVRASATVHDLHVEGQDTTAPALLVEDGTPELTDLRIVTRSAAGMEVRGAARPTVRRCTVDNPAGVGIAVLDGAGGVFEDCEVVAAGQSGVSVRGGAHPRLERCRIHHASGGGLTVTGEGSGLEAVGCEVYEIKGTGVQIASRAAAHLTDSSVHRTSADGITLDTDAVLTLSDCDIHDIPENAVDLRSRSVLTLTRSTVRRFGRNGLSVWDPGTRVDANQCEIHDSTGDYPAVWVSDGATVVLDSCRVHDVPDALFVLDRGSRADVVDSDLSQVRNTAVSVSDGATAQLDDCRIREASTGAWFRDHGSGGTLNSCTIDGVQTGVIVTKGADPTIERCTITSPAEAGFYVSAEGRGTFHDCRVTGSGGYGFHVMDGCRTTLTRCRTERCARGGYEFPDGAEGNGAGPTVEDCTSDESGVLAAAPQPTTVLTATQTAGLLGGVPAQSAPPVPDAVPAEPVREPGKVLGELDALVGLESVKREVRALTNMIEVGRRRQQAGLKAASARRHLVFTGSPGTGKTTVARLYGEILASLGVLERGHLVEVSRVDLVGEHIGSTAIRTQEAFDRARGGVLFIDEAYALSPEDSGRDFGREAIDTLVKLMEDHREAVVVIVAGYTVEMERFLAVNPGVASRFSRTITFDDYEADELLRIVEQQAEEHEYQLGVGTAEALLKYFAVLPKGPAFGNGRTARQTFESMVEQHASRVAQLPETSTDDLTLLYADDLPELP